The genomic window CGCCACGTCATCAACATGCCCCCACGTGATACTTGCGTGGCCCATTCACCTTCCGCCACGTCATCATCACGCCCCCACGTGGTGCCTATGTGGTCTGTTCTTGCTCCGCCACCTCATCATCACGCCCCCACGTGGTAGGTTAGCACGCCCCCACGTGATGCCACCGTGTCCCACTCATCCTGCGCCACGTCATCTCACCTGACACTTGTCGCAGCCACCACGCCCCTGCATGTTGAACTTGAATCCACCATTGGGTAAAACACCATATTTCCCCATTTCTAACCAAAACACCACTTTACTTcccatattaaaatttttgagcCGAAAAATCTTATCAACCTCATTTTATAATTTTGTGAATAACTAATTGAATTTAATTAGTATGCCTTGACTATTGAGAgtgcaaaaattaatttataatattcaCCAATCAAATCTAAGGTTTTGAATAACTATTCAACTAGTATGTGTATAAAAAATTGACTATAGTACCAAATGTGACATCTATTTAGATgacattgtatttttttttcaatgatgAATTCAGGGTTTAATCATAGAGCGGATACAAGATTCACTATCCAACAATGGTGATGAGAACAAGAGGATCATATATCTTGGTGATGGAAGTGGTGATTATTGCCCGAGCTTGAGGCTTAGAGAGAGAGATTTCATGATGCCAAGGAAGAACTTTCCAGTGTGCTATTTAATCTGCAAAGACCCTTTGCTTCTTAAGGCTGAAATCCATCCATGGAGTGATGGGCAAGAACTTGAGCAAGTTTTGTTGCAATTAATCAACAAGATCACCTCTTTGGGTGATGAAAGCTCTCAACAATTCATCTCATCAGATTGCAAAATGCAGACTCTATCTGTCACTACTCATGAGGCTTTGCCTAAAGTTCTTCCAGTTAGGTCTTGATTATATTCCTTAGTCTAACATTTtgtgcaaaaaaaaaatgtaCCATAAAGTCATAGGGATTTTCCATATTCACCCACTTTTTCCCCCCTTACCTTGCCTTATTGACCCCTAAATCAACCTTTTCTGAAGGTTGTTAATCTCCAAAAGTTGTTCAAGATGGACACAGCCATGGTTTATATCAAATACAAATAATTGTTTGCTCTGCCTCTGTGTCTTAACattttgtgaatatgtgaatgcTTACAACTTACATAgtggaaataataataaaaaagatattcATGTTTCAATTTTCCATTGCcgtttcttcatttcttccacaTGAGCTAAGAACAATTTGACATTGATTAACTTGAATTAATCTGACCAATATCAATCTAAAAATAAGAGTCAGATTAAATTCATCTTTTTCCGGTTCTCAATTATTTAAAACCAACCAAATccaaccgaaccaaaccgaagagatgtgtaaaaaattaaaaatcttgatATTCTGTTATGTGTCTGCTCTGTCTCTAATTGTATGTAActgattttgttgttttttttaatCAGAAGCCAACATCTCAATCTGGTGTTGTTTCCTCACCGCCTCAAGCACGTGCCACCGCAACCACATCTTCACCTGCTGCCTCTCAGTTGTCAAAATTGCTTCAGCACTCTAAATTTATATGTCAAATTTTAACTCCGAATCTTTCCTAGTGATAGCTTTTCCGTATTGGCAATTATCTTCCCATGATTGAAACCAATTGAAATATAAAGAGCTGATGACTGAAGAAATTAGGATTCTCCATTATTATTAGTGAAGCTGATTCAAATTGCtattttttgtaattattttttcgAATTAAGGAGATAATGATGATGTTCCTTTTATTTCTGGCATCATTGTCATGTACGTGATAAAGGAATATATCATATTTTGTTGAGAAAATTGAGGTTAAATAACAACTTGTCTAATACTAAAAgcactaaataatttttttacaacATGTGTAATTAAATAAGCAACTTTGAAGATATTCCAAACAGTAAATATAGAGGAACGAATTCTCTCAAGTGGAGAAAAAAATTAACGCTGTCCAGTAGAAGATCTCAACCCTTAACAAAATCAATGGTGCTAATTATAACTATAATTATGACTATCACTTTCCCAATTTTACAAACCCTTCTTCTCTTTGATTTCACTTTTCACGAGTACATTTTCTTCTGTCACAACAGTAACAACAACAAGAAGCTCtcttttctcaaattttttaaacTCTTCTTCTTATCTTCAATTCCACACTCCACTCGTTCTATTCTCTTTCCCAGCAGTAACAACAAGAAGAATAACCTTCATTCCTAGTCTTCTTTCTCCCGCTTCAACAGCTCTGCGAGTAGAATCTAAGGTTTGAATACATTTTTTCacgtttttctttctctctttcttaatCACTAAATCCCTAAATTAATAATCCTTGTTGATAATAATTGGTTTGAATTTGTGTGGTTGGTTTTGCAATTAGGCAGGTACCTTATGCATTTGGATATGAATGATCTTATTATTGATGTGGATGACAAGAtgaaaaaaaagtaattttttttctttgaattgcCATAATTTGTGTTtgctattttataatattttattcaattcttttgattttttttttatttgtgtttgCTTCTAAAAATGCtgtctttttttttcaaataaaattattttcagGATTCTGTGTTTTGAATTAGGCATTTGGTATCACTTTAAAATAAGTATAGGAGACCAATGAGAATCTAGAGGATATGTGTTGTAAGGTCTGCCTGCGTAAACAGTTTTTAGGGGTGTGCATGagtcgggtgaaaccgggtttgatgtgaccaaGACCCGGCCtaaaatatataccgggcctatttattagacccgaacccgaccctagactcgataaaacctatacacttttgggccacgattataccgggtaaaaatcgggtgaaaactgggtcattaacattacattaccttaaTACCTTCTTATaaactagcatgtgaaaatatctaaatttccaatattccaaccattatttgacatagtaaaattcacttagaaaaatataacaagaaccaactcttctctaaaattaaagcataacgataatcaatactaatattgtctaataacaccaaatatttaaatcaatacaaataacacaagattatgcattcgtctaaaatcttatgcattttaaacataaaatattaacttatagtcttataataactaataacacaaaatattaattgtgcatgatgaccgggccaccgggccgatttcgggtgacccgagccatgacccggacccgacccgaaataattaCCGAGTCTATTTTTTAGACCCTTACCCGGCCCCAgacccggtgaaatcacaccaaattagtaaAGTATTCGGGACCGGGTTGGGTCTTCGAGTTGGGCcggaccatgcacacccctaacaGTTTTATTGTTCCTACAATCATCTTATGGTTTCATCatgtttaatttataaaaaatttgatgACTTTACTTATCCGTAATGTTGGTACCCTATTTTCATTATTTAGACCTTAATCATATTTAGTGGTGATTGACAGTATTTGAGTCTGCAATTTTCAAATTCTGCAGATAATTGTCAATTTTGTAGATTATTGTCAGAGTAAATGAGTTAGCGAAGATCCAATCAGTTTAAGCGAACGCTtttataaagagtttcaccaAGAGATGATAACACTTAATTGTCTGACTCGTATGAAAATTCTAATGTTGAAGATAAAAAGCATGAGAAGAAAATATCTGTTCAAAATTGCAATAGGATATTAAGTACGAATTGGTATGGGAATAAATTTATTGTGcatgaatttattttttaaagtaaTTGTATATGTTCTGTAATTTGAGATATGGAATTATAAAGATACCAATTGAAATAGAGAAAAAAGATTATATACAAGTTCTAATCAATCAAAATAGTAAAATTACAATATGAAATTTTAAGATAAGTAtcccaaaaaataaattataaataacagATCCTTCTTCTCTTTTACACTATCTTATTTTTGTGAGATCTATTACAACTCTATTTCAATAATTCAGTCAAATATTTTCTATGATTAATAGCAATCCAAGCATATTTGGCATCAAAAAGCTCTGTTAGTATGCATCCAagattctacaaaaaaaaaaatcaatataaaaTTGTTATTAAGTGAAAGAAGTAAATAAAGTATTACTATGCTAATTTGTTTTCAATAATGTAACTAATTATTTATTGAGatattttataactaaaaattacCTTAAATTTTATAAACTTTCTTGATTGTTCACAAATGTATTTAGTTGAAGAAATACATCCAATGGTTCCTATTGGATATAAATAATCATAATAATGTTAAAcaccaataaaaaaatttatcatgttaaataatatataagtaTCATTTTACAAATAATTAACAAAACTTATCATTAATAACCTATTAAAGCCATGATCATGTTCTTGAGATATTGAACCATACAACTTAATGACCTGTATAACATGAAAACGAAAAcaacttataaaaattaaaataatctaaaataaatataaaaaaaatataaaaatttaaagtaTTTAATATTGTACTCATACCTCCTACTATTTAATAAATTACTAAACTACCttgtcttgttgttgttgtgaagTGTTGCTAATCCTCCTACCATAATTAATCCAAAATTGCCATGCCTCTTCTACAGTATCAAAGGTTTTGTCTAATTTAGGTAGCCAATCAAATTCTACGTCCATATTTTGGACATTCAAGAAAATATTAGAATCGTTGGACATCCTAAGATAAAAAacccaaaagaaaaaatattaaaaaattacttttttttattgttaacaGAAAAACTAATTTAAAGATTCAATTATAGGAATATGAATATTAAAAAACAAAAGTACTCATATAATACGGTTTACTAATTTTCAATCAGAAAACTTAtagcttgaaaaaaaaataatatcaaactGAATATATTAGCAAATGATTAGAAAGGAAGACTTGAGTAAAGAAATTAGATAAAAGAGAATGAGAATGAGAATGAAAACACAAAACCTCAATGTCAAAGGAGAAGAATCGTTATCCTCAAAATAAGTTTGTAATGGCCTTCTATTAGCATCACAAGACATCAATGCTTGAAAAGAAGAATATAATAGAAGTTCAAAAGTTTAATTTTTCAGAGAAGATGGCAAAGAGAAAATAAGCGCGggaagataataaaaataaaagaagctGGAACGTGAGAATACTAGAAAAAGAAAGTGATAGCCATAATTATAGTTATAATTAGGACAATTG from Arachis ipaensis cultivar K30076 chromosome B09, Araip1.1, whole genome shotgun sequence includes these protein-coding regions:
- the LOC110267209 gene encoding uncharacterized protein LOC110267209, whose product is MMPRKNFPVCYLICKDPLLLKAEIHPWSDGQELEQVLLQLINKITSLGDESSQQFISSDCKMQTLSVTTHEALPKVLPKPTSQSGVVSSPPQARATATTSSPAASQLSKLLQHSKFICQILTPNLS